The following are encoded together in the Chaetodon auriga isolate fChaAug3 chromosome 4, fChaAug3.hap1, whole genome shotgun sequence genome:
- the mmaa gene encoding methylmalonic aciduria type A protein, mitochondrial isoform X2, translating to MSHIFHKTRRFGVSLRRHVSSLPSLIVPSVSRTCCLHQGVLTGSHAFHQGTVPGQSCQHSRGVSTALGQHIQDLSGPEQRLLDKLYQGLIGGQRASLAESITLVETQHPRKKELAQVLLQRVLAYRREQERQNGGKPVAFRVGLSGPPGAGKSSFIEVVGKMLTARGHKVSVLAVDPSSCTTGGSLLGDKTRMTELSRDMNAFIRPSPASGTLGGVTRTTNEAIVLCEGAGYDIVLVETVGVGQSEFAVADMVDMFVLLIPPAGGDELQGIKRGIIERADLVVVTKSDGDLVVPARRIQAEYTSALKLLRRQSKSWNPKVVRASSHTSEGIPELWAKMESYRDAMLASGELQGRRRAQQKVWMWSLIQENVLRHFQDHPSVRGALPHLEERVTKGAISPGLAADLLLKAFSAS from the exons ATGTCCCACATTTTCCATAAAACACGACGGTTTGGCGTCTCCCTCCGTCGCCACGTCTCTTCCCTTCCCTCACTGATTGTCCCCTCAGTCAGCCGGACATGCTGCCTCCACCAAGGGGTCCTCACAGGTTCCCACGCCTTTCATCAGGGCACTGTCCCCGGTCAGAGCTGCCAGCACAGCAGAGGTGTGAGCACAGCCCTCGGGCAGCACATCCAGGACCTGAGTGGACCTGAGCAAAGGCTGCTGGATAAACTGTACCAGGGGCTGATCGGAGGACAGCGGGCGTCTCTGGCTGAATCCATCACTTTGGTGGAGACACAGCATCCGAGAAAGAAAGAGCTGGCccaggtgctgctgcagagggtgCTGGCCTacaggagggagcaggagaggcagaATGGAGGGAAGCCGGTGGCCTTCAGAGTAG GTCTGTCGGGTCCTCCGGGAGCGGGCAAGTCGTCCTTCATCGAGGTGGTGGGGAAGATGTTGACAGCGCGTGGACATAAAGTTTCAGTGCTGGCCGTTGACCCGTCCTCCTGCACCACAGGAG GGTCTCTGCTGGGCGATAAGACTCGTATGACTGAACTCTCCAGGGACATGAACGCTTTTATCAGACCATCTCCGGCCTCGGGAACCCTCGGCGGAGTCACCAGAACGACTAATGAGGCCATTGTTCTCTGTGAGGGCGCAGGATATGACATCGTCCTTGTGGAGACCGTAG gtgtgggCCAGTCAGAGTTTGCAGTGGCCGACATGGTTgacatgtttgtgctgctgattccaccagcagggggcgatgagctgcag GGTATCAAGAGAGGCATCATCGAGAGGGCCGACTTGGTGGTGGTGACGAAGTCGGATGGAGATCTGGTGGTGCCAGCCAGGAGGATCCAGGCAGAATACACCAGCGCACTCAAGCTGCTCAGGAGACAGTCCAAGTCCTGGAACcctaag GTGGTCCGTGCCTCCTCACACACCAGTGAGGGCATCCCAGAGCTCTGGGCCAAGATGGAGTCATACCGGGACGCCATGTTGGCCAGCGGCGAGTTGCAGGGCCGGCGGAGGGCCCAGCAGAAGGTTTGGATGTGGAGTCTGATCCAGGAGAACGTCCTCCGCCATTTCCAGGATCACCCCAGTGTCAGAGGCGCTCTGCCCCACCTTGAGGAGAGGGTCACCAAAGGCGCCATCTCCCCAGGCCTGGCTGCCGACCTGCTTCTCAAGGCCTTCTCAGCGTCATAG
- the mmaa gene encoding methylmalonic aciduria type A protein, mitochondrial isoform X1 produces MQLMSHIFHKTRRFGVSLRRHVSSLPSLIVPSVSRTCCLHQGVLTGSHAFHQGTVPGQSCQHSRGVSTALGQHIQDLSGPEQRLLDKLYQGLIGGQRASLAESITLVETQHPRKKELAQVLLQRVLAYRREQERQNGGKPVAFRVGLSGPPGAGKSSFIEVVGKMLTARGHKVSVLAVDPSSCTTGGSLLGDKTRMTELSRDMNAFIRPSPASGTLGGVTRTTNEAIVLCEGAGYDIVLVETVGVGQSEFAVADMVDMFVLLIPPAGGDELQGIKRGIIERADLVVVTKSDGDLVVPARRIQAEYTSALKLLRRQSKSWNPKVVRASSHTSEGIPELWAKMESYRDAMLASGELQGRRRAQQKVWMWSLIQENVLRHFQDHPSVRGALPHLEERVTKGAISPGLAADLLLKAFSAS; encoded by the exons ATGTCCCACATTTTCCATAAAACACGACGGTTTGGCGTCTCCCTCCGTCGCCACGTCTCTTCCCTTCCCTCACTGATTGTCCCCTCAGTCAGCCGGACATGCTGCCTCCACCAAGGGGTCCTCACAGGTTCCCACGCCTTTCATCAGGGCACTGTCCCCGGTCAGAGCTGCCAGCACAGCAGAGGTGTGAGCACAGCCCTCGGGCAGCACATCCAGGACCTGAGTGGACCTGAGCAAAGGCTGCTGGATAAACTGTACCAGGGGCTGATCGGAGGACAGCGGGCGTCTCTGGCTGAATCCATCACTTTGGTGGAGACACAGCATCCGAGAAAGAAAGAGCTGGCccaggtgctgctgcagagggtgCTGGCCTacaggagggagcaggagaggcagaATGGAGGGAAGCCGGTGGCCTTCAGAGTAG GTCTGTCGGGTCCTCCGGGAGCGGGCAAGTCGTCCTTCATCGAGGTGGTGGGGAAGATGTTGACAGCGCGTGGACATAAAGTTTCAGTGCTGGCCGTTGACCCGTCCTCCTGCACCACAGGAG GGTCTCTGCTGGGCGATAAGACTCGTATGACTGAACTCTCCAGGGACATGAACGCTTTTATCAGACCATCTCCGGCCTCGGGAACCCTCGGCGGAGTCACCAGAACGACTAATGAGGCCATTGTTCTCTGTGAGGGCGCAGGATATGACATCGTCCTTGTGGAGACCGTAG gtgtgggCCAGTCAGAGTTTGCAGTGGCCGACATGGTTgacatgtttgtgctgctgattccaccagcagggggcgatgagctgcag GGTATCAAGAGAGGCATCATCGAGAGGGCCGACTTGGTGGTGGTGACGAAGTCGGATGGAGATCTGGTGGTGCCAGCCAGGAGGATCCAGGCAGAATACACCAGCGCACTCAAGCTGCTCAGGAGACAGTCCAAGTCCTGGAACcctaag GTGGTCCGTGCCTCCTCACACACCAGTGAGGGCATCCCAGAGCTCTGGGCCAAGATGGAGTCATACCGGGACGCCATGTTGGCCAGCGGCGAGTTGCAGGGCCGGCGGAGGGCCCAGCAGAAGGTTTGGATGTGGAGTCTGATCCAGGAGAACGTCCTCCGCCATTTCCAGGATCACCCCAGTGTCAGAGGCGCTCTGCCCCACCTTGAGGAGAGGGTCACCAAAGGCGCCATCTCCCCAGGCCTGGCTGCCGACCTGCTTCTCAAGGCCTTCTCAGCGTCATAG